In the genome of Nycticebus coucang isolate mNycCou1 chromosome 12, mNycCou1.pri, whole genome shotgun sequence, the window GGGCCCAGGGGTATCTGCACGATCTCTTGTAAACAGTGTCACCATCAGAGAAAATTGTAAGCGGGTCCTATGGGAAGGGTAATTACATGAGGCCTGGTGAGTTCTCATAAAAACCTGTGTAGGCTTATGGTGCTGGTGGCTCTGGGTTTTGATGCATCTTTTGCAACCAGCACTTCACTGTAGCTTTTTAAACCCAGTTAGAGACTGTATCTTATTTCTAGAGAAGAGCAATGCTGGGTGAGAAGTGCTTAATTTGTTTATATAAGAAGGTGGTGgaggggcagagccagggccTCTGTGGCGATGGTGGACTGACAGCAGCAGGGGGATCCTGGCTGCCTGCCCCCTGCAGCCCCCGGTGCCGGGCCCATCTGAGCCCTGTGTTTGCCATGCAGTTCCTGGCCTGGAATAGCCCACCCCTCACCTCAGAGTTTGTGGAgctcctgccagctctggtggacTCTGGCACAGCTGTGGAGATGCTACACTCGCTGCTGGACCTGCCCTGCCTGACCGCAGCCCTAGACCTGCAGCTCAGGTAGGTCCCCACTTGTACCCTCTGCCAGCCCCCCTTGTGCCAGCCAACCAGCTGTTCACCTCTCTTCACCACTCCTGACCCTTGCACAGCCCCTCCAAGGCAGGACACATCTTTGACACCCTCCTCCAGCCACTGGGGGCAGCCCCTGAGCCCTGCAGCTCCTCAGCCTTCTCTGTAATCACTGCGAGCTGCCTGTGGGCTCTTGccccctgcccctccctgtcACCCCAGAGCATGGCTGGATCAGGGTGCTATGTGTCATAGTGACACCAGCTCACCTCTCCCTGACAAATGGGTGCCCTTGAAGGCAGGGCCCGAATCAGACTCTGGGTGGCCTGTGCCAAAAGCCCATGTCTCACCTGGCCTCAGACATCTGCACTAACAGGTCGTGGCCATCTGCATCCGAGAGGCCACTCTGGGATACCTCCCTCAGGATCCCCAGCTGCCTGGAGGCCTTCCGGGACCCACAGTTTCAGGGTCTTTTCCAGCACCTGTTGCGCCCCAAGGCCAGCGGCACCATAGAGAGGTAGGGGCCTTGGGTAGGGGAACTGCCAACAGCTCAGTGTGCCCCAGATCTGCCACTGTCCTGGGTACACTGGTGTATTGGGGTCTTCCTGAGCCCTGTGGGAGCAGGTGGTCATGAGGAATGCGGAACAGCGAGTTGCAGGCTTGAGGACAGTGATGGGGAGGCCACCTGTGACAATCCCTGATGTCTGTCCCCTCCACCTCTTGCAGGCATCAGCCTATGAGGTCACATGGGTTCATGTGTTCAGAGTGTATCTGTGGCCATTGGGTCAAGGGAGTGAGTGGGTACTCAGTGGGCCACTCCTCATGTCCCCAGGTTGGCACCACTCTACCAGTTGCTGCAGCCCATGGCCAGCTGCGCTCGGGTGGCCCAGTGTGCTGAGGCCGTGCCCACCCTGCTCCACATGTTCTTTTCAGCAGTGACCCAGGTGAGCCTACTGCCTGGGACCCTATTGCCATGGGCCTCACACAACTGGTGACAGAGGGCTGGCCCAGAGCAGGGACCGTGGTGTCACCCTTAATCTCTGCAAAGGTTAATCTGCCTCACGACCTGTCCATGACCACTCTGAGGGTCAGGGAGGTTCACAGGGAAAGGGCCAGGTCCTATCTCCTGTCCCCAGGATGGACCAGTGGTTTAGCTGTAGCCAGAGCAGTCTGTCCCTTATACCCCTGCCACCTCTAAGGTCTCTGCCTCCAGGGCCAAAATAAAGGTTACCACAGGCCAGTTGGTCCCACCTGGGCTCTACGAACCTGTCTGGCCAGCAGGGAATAGGAATGGGGCCAGGCCGTCTAGGCCTTGTGGGCGGGACATAGCAGGGGAGCATAGGTCTGCCCCAGGCGCTTGCTTTCTCTCTCACCCGCCTCCTCCCAGGCCCAGTGTGGCCTAGGAGGGCAGAGGACAAGGAGTTTCTGCCCCCTCCAGATGGTCTGTGGTGGGCATGGGGCTGAGTAGTGCTTTCTTGATCTCCAGGTCACCAATGGGTCCCTGACCAACCAGCTGGCACTCCTGCTCCTAGAGAGAAGTGACTCACTTTACCAAGTCCCGCAGTACGAAGCCTGTGTGCACAGGTGGGCACTGCTGCAACCCCCATATCCCTTGAGCAGGTGTTGCTACCCCTCATGTTGGCATGTCACATCTTGGATTTTTAACTTCCTTCCCCCACTCTTCAGGCTGGCCCTCAGCAACCTCAGGTCCTGCCATCCTCCCCATCCCTATGTATCCCCTGCCATTCCCTCTCTCAAGCCCACGGTCTCCATGTGCTGGATTGGGGCCCTCTTGCAGACCCTCTATCCCCAGGGATGGTTCTCTCCAAAGGCCTGATGCTGTAGGCGTGGCATCCTCCACTCGAGCCCAGTCCTAGGACAGTGCTGATCTCAGCCTTCTTCCCTGGGGATGGGGGTGACGAGGGTACAGCCTTCACTTGGCTGCTCAGATGCTTCCCTGTTCACTTCTGGGTTCTTGCTACCCATGGAGTGGCTGGGAGGCTCAGGTCTGCACAAAGCATACAGAGAGCCCCCAGCAGCCTGGTGTTCTGGGCAGGGTGCTGAGCTCCCAGTTCCTGGTCCTGTGCAAGCTGAAGCCCTCTCTGGTGGTCGAGCTGGCCAGAGACCTCCTGGAGTTCCTGGGCAGTGTGAGCAGCATCCATAGCAGAGCAAGCATGGTCACCAGCGTGGTAAGGCCAGGCACTAGCTTCTCACAGACGCCCTGATGGAGGTCTGAAAAGAGGCTGAGCCTCTGTCCCTGGACCTAGGTGTGGGCTGTTGGTGAGTACCTGTCAGTGACCTGTGACCGGAGGTGCACTGTGGAGCAGATCAACAAGTTCTTCGAAGCCCTGGAGGCCCTGCTGTTTGAGGTCACCCAGTCCCGTCCTTCTACCACCCTGCCTAGATGTCCACCACAGGTTGTCACCGTGCTTATGACCACACTTACTAAGCTGGCCTCCCGGAGCCAAGACCTAATCCCCAGGTGCCTGgtcagggggtggggagagaaaaacCCGCCGGCCTTGTATAGAGAAAGATGTGGCTTCTGAGGTTCTAGTCTCCAGAAATAGCCTCATCTGTGCAGAGTCTGGGGTGGACACAGGCAGCTGCGCCATGCCAGCTGGGCTGACCAGGGTGGTGTGGGCACTGCCAAGAGGGCTAGCCCTCTATGCAGACCCCTTTCTGCTGAGAGGAATGTCTGCAGCTAACTGGCTGGGACCCCCTCATCTCTAGGGTCTCTCTGTTACTGTCAAAGATGAGAACCCTGGCCCAGAGCCCAGCTTCCAACTGCTCACAAGTTGAAGAGGGCGCAGAAGCCATCCGTACCCGGGCCACAGAACTGCTGAACCTGCTGAAGATGCCCAGCGTGGCCCAGTTTGTGCTCACACCGAGCATGGAGGTGTGTAGTCCCCGCTACCACCGTGACATCAACACGGCCTTGCCTCTGGCCCTGGGCATGGTCACCCGGCTGATGGAGAAGGAGGCCGGCCTCCTGCCAGGGTGAAGGGACAGTGACCGGGTGGACACTGACTTGCACATTAAGAGCCTAGGGCACCAGCAAGGTATTAGGGACAAGCTGCTGGCTTTAGTGACAAGAGGAATTCAGCAAGTCCTGGGCAAGGTGGGCTTAGTGCCCTCAGTGGCAGACTTATCCCTTTTTTAGCTCCTGGGGCTGGTCCCTAAGCTCTTGGCTCTGGTGGCTGAGTTGGGCTGTAGCTCTTTTCCTGGGCTGGATGGAACTGCTTGGTTTGTCCTGTTGTCCTTATGTCTGGACAGTATTTTtatacagcaaaaataaatatcccTTACACAGTGTCTGTGTGAGCAGTGCAGAGTCTGTTACATCTCCCTCCCTGAACCCAGGCAGAAGCCAATACCCTGGGCTGTTCTAGCTCAGGCCTTGTATATAAGGGCATGCTGCCTCAGCACCAGCATCCCTGATGTGACAGAAAAGACATCACTCACATGATCAGTGAGGCAGGGAGGTGTGGCTCTACCAACAGGGTAGCTCCCATGGGACAGTGTGCTTGGTCAGGTTCCTTTTTGATGCTCCTGAACAGTGCGAAGATGCAGGAACACCCAGTGGGCCCTACCCTGGGGAGGAAAGCCAGGGCCCAGCAGGTGGGATGCTGCAGCTGCAGGCACCTGCATCATCCAAGTCGGGAACACATGCTGGGTGTGGAGGGCCAAGGCAGCAGCACCCCGCCCCTTCTGAGACCTTCTGCCAACTGTACCCACAGGTCATCACGCTGCCTTGGGGTCTTAAGCCCCAAACCCCTGCACATCAACCCCCTCCCCAACTCCACTAGGATGGGGGAGGGCTCAGCCACACGTGGCACCACTCTACCATGGATGCTGTGGGAAACCAGATAGTGGGCACTGCTGGGGAGGTCCTGCCCTTCCTGGGGACAGAGCAGCGGGCATCTGAGTGGGCCTGCCCCCGTCCCTTTTCCCCCAGCTTCCCCCTTGCACAGTCCTCAAGTCTGGGTTCTAGCCCCAGCAAGCACTAGTGCATCCACACAGCCGATCTGCACCCCAGGAAAGGAAGTATGTGCCTGGGGACTTTGCCCATGAGACCTAGGCACAGTTGGCCCTTGCAGGCTTTTATGGGCTATGTCAGAGCATGTCACCATGGCAGTGCATGACGGGATTTACAAATACAGATGCATGCACCCACGCGTACACAGGCTACCAcccacacatgcatacacatgcacataaCGTGTGAGAGAGAGTTTCCTGGTGGCTGCCCTGGGATGGATACCTCAGTGAACCCTCAGCCCCGGGCTCCTGCCCCTGAAGTGGGGACTTAACCTGACTTGAATGTGGCAGGGCTGCCCCTAACCCCTGGCTCCTAGGCACAGGGCTCCCAAGCACTCACTTGTAGGGCCCAAGGCTGAGGCCACTTGGGCAGCTGCACCAGGCTCTGGTGGGAAGGTAGCTGCAGGGCTGCCCAGCTCATCTGGGTGACAAGGCCTCCAGGTGCCCACAGTGGCCCCTTGACACATCCCTAGTACCAGGGAAGGTCTGCTTCCATGGTGTGCTGAGGGCAGCCAGGACAGGGGCAAGGCTTAAAATAAACTTCAATTTTAGAACAGTTTCAGATTTACAGAGAAGTTGATGAACCTTAGAAAcatttgctaaatgaaagaaTCCAGACACAAAAGGTCTTATATGACATCTACACAAGAGGTGTGTCCACACAGACAGAATATTATAGTAGTTGCTGGTCCTGGAGCACGAGAGGAAGGAAGTAATTCCCTAAAGGGCATAGTTCTCCACTGGGGATGATGGTAATGTTTAGAACTAGATAGTGGTGatattgtgaatgtactaaagcTATTGAATTAATACACTGAAATTTTATATGAATttcacattaatttaaaaagtgtgAACTGAATCCTGACAAAGTGTAATTTATCAATCAATAGTAAATACCAATGTCAATTTTTAGGATTTGTTACTATGCTAAAGTGGAGGAAGCGGATGAAGGGTACTCAGAACTACTATTTTTGCAAATTCCTATGGAtgaataattatttcataataaaatgcttttaagaaaacaaaaccaaaacccatAATGAAGTGTGATTTTTCACAATTTTGTAGATGGGGTGGGGCTTGACTGAGATACTCTTGCACATGGGACCCCTGGAGTCACTCTTGGGACTATTATCACCTGGAAGCTCAGCAAGGGCCAGAATGTCCCCATGGCTGCCCTCACAAGTCCTGCACATTAGCTAGGGTGTCTCAAGCATCCAAGGGCTAGGCATGCCTCTCCCTCCTGAAGCAACTCCTTTTCACATGGCTA includes:
- the AP5Z1 gene encoding AP-5 complex subunit zeta-1 isoform X4, encoding MFTAGAESLLRQAREVQDEELQRFCSRISVLLQEENLGPDAIDSLRRLFLIVSATKYNRRLEKTCVDLLQSTLCLPVCPEPLQVLCAAILKEMSPSDSLSLSCDRTQNTWQLSLVASVLLAQGNRRDEVRTVAQHILRALESRQPEGPSLRHLLPIVSKVVGLSPGILQEDDKSELEGSTLSVISATSATSRLLPPRERLREVAFEYCQRLIEQSTRRALRKGDSDLQKACLVEAVLVLDVLCRQDPSFLYRTISCLKALHGRLSGDLASVRVLLPLAHFFLTHGEAAAVDSEAIYQHLFTRVPAERFHSPLLAFEFIQFCRDNLHLFGGNLSVLKLTFPNLFKFLAWNSPPLTSEFVELLPALVDSGTAVEMLHSLLDLPCLTAALDLQLRQGPNQTLGGLCQKPMSHLASDICTNRSWPSASERPLWDTSLRIPSCLEAFRDPQFQGLFQHLLRPKASGTIERLAPLYQLLQPMASCARVAQCAEAVPTLLHMFFSAVTQVTNGSLTNQLALLLLERSDSLYQVPQYEACVHRVLSSQFLVLCKLKPSLVVELARDLLEFLGSVSSIHSRASMVTSVVWAVGEYLSVTCDRRCTVEQINKFFEALEALLFEVTQSRPSTTLPRCPPQVVTVLMTTLTKLASRSQDLIPRVSLLLSKMRTLAQSPASNCSQVEEGAEAIRTRATELLNLLKMPSVAQFVLTPSMEVCSPRYHRDINTALPLALGMVTRLMEKEAGLLPG